From Toxorhynchites rutilus septentrionalis strain SRP chromosome 2, ASM2978413v1, whole genome shotgun sequence, a single genomic window includes:
- the LOC129769801 gene encoding tigger transposable element-derived protein 6-like has translation MDQGIINAFKVIYKSNFLRRVLLETDSDRPVTEVIKSFSLYDVIQLATDAWATVTPETIANCWRNLLSQDQNYNSFKDFTISSPTSDPRVLLSKVVQLVDPNYELTEEEVQEWLSNSDNIDVAQIYTDEQLAKPLVVIFSRPTMKSKIAMLTKMLRVILVLRLYVLLEQSIRKTQ, from the exons ATGGATCAAGGAATCATCAATGCTTTTAAGG ttatcTATAAATCGAATTTTCTGCGCCGTGTTCTGTTAGAAACTGACAGCGATCGCCCAGTTACAGAAGTTATCAAATCATTTAGCCTTTATGATGTTATTCAACTAGCGACTGATGCGTGGGCCACTGTAACTCCAGAAACGATTGCTAACTGTTGGCGCAATCTCTTAAGTCAAGATCAAAACTATAACTCGTTCAAGGATTTCACAATTTCTTCACCAACAAGTGACCCCCGCGTGTTGCTTTCTAAAGTAGTGCAACTCGTTGATCCAAACTACGAACTGACCGAAGAAGAAGTTCAAGAGTGGCTAAGCAACTCAGACAACATAGATGTAGCGCAAATATATACCGACGAGCAATTGGCCAAGCCTCTGGTGGTGATTTTTTCGAGGCCGACCATGAAGAGCAAGATTGCGATGCTAACGAAAATGCTGAGGGTGATCTTAGTACTTCGGTTATATGTACTCTTGGAGCAGTCAATCCGAAAAACGCAATGA